A window of the Cryptosporangium phraense genome harbors these coding sequences:
- the fliO gene encoding flagellar biosynthetic protein FliO, producing MIEVTLRAIFSLLVVLFLMWGLARLVRRPLGGRAAGALTVLARQQLGRTSSVAVVKVDDRALVLGVTDGQITYLTEARLAAFERTSFDDVLAETMDDDVLASPPRSRAAARHAAHAPAGGSVLSPATWQATIGFFRDRASRPR from the coding sequence ATGATCGAGGTGACTCTGCGGGCGATCTTCTCGCTGCTCGTCGTGCTGTTCCTGATGTGGGGGCTGGCCCGGCTGGTCCGGCGCCCGCTCGGCGGGCGGGCGGCCGGGGCACTGACCGTGCTGGCCCGTCAGCAGCTCGGCCGGACGTCGTCGGTCGCGGTCGTGAAGGTCGACGACCGGGCGCTCGTGCTCGGCGTCACCGACGGGCAGATCACCTACCTCACCGAGGCACGGTTGGCCGCGTTCGAGCGGACCAGCTTCGACGACGTGCTGGCCGAGACGATGGACGACGACGTGCTCGCGTCGCCGCCCCGGAGCAGGGCCGCCGCCCGGCACGCGGCCCACGCGCCCGCGGGCGGGTCGGTGCTCTCCCCCGCGACCTGGCAGGCGACGATCGGCTTCTTCCGCGATCGGGCAAGCCGGCCACGATGA
- the fliP gene encoding flagellar type III secretion system pore protein FliP (The bacterial flagellar biogenesis protein FliP forms a type III secretion system (T3SS)-type pore required for flagellar assembly.) — translation MRRRAGMVLLSLIAALVVLGGPFPLFDSPASASSVSSVSNRTAGGPEAAPAAPTPPVPPGGQVTVNVNNGPNGKPSTAVTLLIALTVLSIAPSLLLLCTSFTKVFVVLSVVRNALGLQTVPPNQVIAGLALFLSLFIMAPVFTQVNQQGVQPYLKGTKTQTQAFNDGVEPLRTFMLKHTRKDEIALLTKVADKPRPKTKDDVSLPVLIPAFILSELRAAFIIGFVIFLPFIVVDMVVSASLMSLGMMMLPPVMVSLPFKLLLFVMSNGWGLVVTALVASYR, via the coding sequence ATGAGACGCCGGGCGGGGATGGTGCTCCTCAGCCTCATCGCCGCCCTGGTAGTCCTGGGCGGCCCGTTTCCCCTGTTCGATTCGCCGGCTTCAGCTTCGTCGGTGTCGTCCGTATCGAATCGAACGGCCGGCGGGCCGGAAGCGGCACCGGCCGCACCGACTCCTCCGGTTCCACCGGGCGGGCAGGTGACGGTCAACGTCAACAATGGGCCGAACGGGAAGCCCAGCACGGCGGTCACCCTGCTGATCGCGCTCACCGTGCTGTCGATCGCCCCGTCGCTGCTGCTGCTCTGCACGTCGTTCACCAAGGTCTTCGTGGTGCTGAGCGTGGTCCGGAACGCGCTCGGCCTGCAGACCGTGCCGCCGAACCAGGTGATCGCCGGGCTGGCGCTGTTCCTCAGCCTGTTCATCATGGCGCCGGTGTTCACGCAGGTGAACCAGCAGGGCGTGCAGCCCTACCTGAAGGGCACGAAGACCCAGACCCAGGCCTTCAACGATGGGGTGGAGCCGCTCCGGACGTTCATGCTCAAGCACACCCGCAAGGACGAGATCGCGCTGCTCACCAAGGTCGCCGACAAGCCGCGTCCGAAGACCAAGGACGACGTGTCGCTGCCGGTGCTCATCCCGGCGTTCATCCTGTCCGAGCTCCGGGCCGCGTTCATCATCGGCTTCGTCATCTTCCTGCCGTTCATCGTCGTCGACATGGTCGTGTCGGCGTCGCTGATGTCGCTGGGCATGATGATGCTGCCGCCGGTGATGGTGTCGTTGCCGTTCAAGCTCCTGCTCTTCGTGATGTCGAACGGCTGGGGCCTCGTCGTGACCGCTCTGGTCGCGTCCTACCGGTAG